Part of the Mycolicibacterium mengxianglii genome is shown below.
TGACACCGGTGAACAGCTCTGGCACCCGCATGGGTCTGCGCGCCACCGTCGAGGTCCGCATCCCGCTGGTGGGCGGAAAACTGGAGAGTTTCATCGGTAGCCAGTTGAGCAACCTGCTCATCGAGGAGCAGCGTTTCACCACGACGTGGCTGGCTCAGGGGGCCTGAAGCCCGCGTAATCTCGGTGGCCATGAGCCGCCGGATGGACTACCTCGTCACGTTCGACGCCCCGGCGGAGAAGATCTACCAGGATTTCACCGACCGCGAGTACTGGGACACCTTGATGGCCGCGTACCGCTGGTTGTCGCCGTCCTCGGAACTCACCGAATTCTCCTCCGGCGACGCCGGCACCGACATCGTCTTCCGGCAGGTGCTGCCGCGCAGTGAACTTCCGCCGGTGGCGCGCGCGGTCATGCCGGTCGACATGGTGATCACCCGCGAACAGCATTTCGACCCGTACAACCACCAGACCGACGAGGCGGGCGGGACGTACCGGGCCACGGTGCCCGGCGGGCCCGGCCACTTCACCGGCAGATACCACCTCACCGACACCGCCTCCGGCAGTCAGCTGCGACTGTCCAGCGTGTGCAAGGTACACATCCCCTTTGTCGGCGGGACGCTCGAGCAGTTGATCCTGTCCAATATCACCGCGCTGTTCGACGCCGAGGGCGCCTTCATGGCCGACTGGGTGTCCAAACGCAGGTGAGCAAACCGCTCGGCGCCATCACTCGCGGCACCACCGGCCGTAATCGGTTGCGCCGCAGTGACCGCTGGCTGGTGCACTCCCCCGCCGTGCGGCACGCACTGGAGTCCGCGGCGGATCCATTGGTGGTTGACCTCGGCTATGGCGCGCTGCCGGTGACCACTTTGGAGCTGGCTGGTCGGCTGCGGG
Proteins encoded:
- a CDS encoding DUF2505 domain-containing protein produces the protein MSRRMDYLVTFDAPAEKIYQDFTDREYWDTLMAAYRWLSPSSELTEFSSGDAGTDIVFRQVLPRSELPPVARAVMPVDMVITREQHFDPYNHQTDEAGGTYRATVPGGPGHFTGRYHLTDTASGSQLRLSSVCKVHIPFVGGTLEQLILSNITALFDAEGAFMADWVSKRR